Proteins encoded together in one Variovorax paradoxus EPS window:
- the nirD gene encoding nitrite reductase small subunit NirD → MSEWKAICRIDDIPVLGARRVARPAGVDVAVFRNAEDQVFALLDRCPHKGGPLSQGIVFGTSVACPLHNWTLGLDDGCAKSPDEGCTPKFAVKVEGGIVHLDAGELATHAIDLERPVAGPKPFATMAILSTEES, encoded by the coding sequence ATGAGCGAATGGAAAGCCATCTGCCGCATCGACGACATCCCCGTTCTCGGCGCCCGCCGCGTGGCGCGGCCCGCGGGCGTGGACGTCGCCGTGTTCCGCAACGCGGAGGACCAGGTCTTCGCGCTGCTCGACCGCTGCCCGCACAAGGGCGGCCCGCTGAGCCAGGGCATCGTGTTCGGCACCAGCGTGGCCTGCCCGCTGCACAACTGGACCCTCGGGCTGGACGACGGCTGCGCCAAGTCGCCCGACGAAGGCTGCACGCCGAAGTTCGCTGTGAAAGTGGAAGGCGGCATCGTGCACCTGGACGCCGGTGAACTGGCGACGCACGCCATCGACCTGGAGCGCCCGGTCGCCGGGCCGAAGCCCTTCGCCACGATGGCGATCCTGTCTACCGAAGAAAGCTGA